A single Methylobacterium sp. 17Sr1-1 DNA region contains:
- a CDS encoding AzlD domain-containing protein, which produces MIDAVLASPAGPWIAILALALVTYLCRASGVVLMSRVRLTPRVERGLRALPGSIVVATALPTGLSAGLPGLLGLVTAAGVMALTRFELAAVLAGLGVVAAGRALGL; this is translated from the coding sequence ATGATCGACGCCGTCCTCGCCAGCCCGGCCGGCCCCTGGATCGCCATCCTGGCGCTCGCCCTCGTCACCTATCTGTGCCGGGCGTCGGGCGTGGTGCTGATGAGCCGGGTGCGCCTCACCCCGCGGGTCGAGCGCGGCTTGCGTGCCCTGCCGGGCTCGATCGTGGTGGCGACCGCGCTTCCCACCGGCCTCTCCGCCGGCCTGCCCGGATTGCTCGGCCTCGTCACCGCCGCCGGCGTGATGGCGCTGACGCGGTTCGAGCTGGCGGCGGTGCTGGCGGGACTGGGGGTGGTGGCGGCCGGGCGGGCGCTCGGGTTGTAG